The following are from one region of the Silene latifolia isolate original U9 population chromosome 9, ASM4854445v1, whole genome shotgun sequence genome:
- the LOC141602204 gene encoding uncharacterized protein LOC141602204, with amino-acid sequence MVWLHLRKERFPSKRKNKLMPRADGPFEVLERIGPNAYKIDLPGEYGVHGTFNVGDLSPFYEDSEGEEDPEPRFLTYCLINQSWEKMVNGEGDKPWKEDMDAIRAEIGQISYVNDDDRGLKLDIPEFNGDGDAEKFLDWIRQAERIFEYKNYDEYKQFKVATIKLTKYASLWYENLKRQRKKDKKPKIETWDKLKKHLTKRFLPRDYEQDNYLKLTSLSQESSSVSDYINEFEKMSIVCDLEEKQELRTARFIHGLNTNLAQRVEIQHYDNFDDACRLALKFEKQDKSKKSYTRDYAKNSSTYSKSAATTSSSKETRHEDPKDKGKGTVVEAKETRLRRCFKCQGYGHIANEYPQKKALTIQELINLIPNFVVPESESEPIDVEDESGGEEVHEVEPYSERRKEYWCLEASTLRLLKLSTSKGNNSKDVVAKLKLPTKNHPKPYKLHWLDGNNGVMVKKQALISLQLGPYKDEILCDVIPMNACHILLGTPWQYDRKVEHDGRSNVNVVSKGKAKYHLKPLSPTKYNKPIAKDSLFLDANEAEEVVARGEPAYLLVFREVKKMESNDARIRELLVEFSDVFPDELPDGLPPKRGIEHQIDLLPGAALPNKPAYRCNPEEAKELQRQVQELIDRGYVKESLSPCAVPALLVPKKEGTWRMCIDSRAVNNITIKYRFPMPRLDDMLDELSGSCVFSKLDLRSGYHQMRIREGDEWKTSFKTKQGWYEWLVMPFGLCNAPSSFMRLMNEVLRPFLNKFVVVYLDDILIYSKSEEEHKLHLRAVFEVMRT; translated from the exons ATGGTTTGGTTGCACCTTAGGAAAGAAAGATTCCCCTCCAAAAGAAAGAACAAGCTCATGCCTAGAGCAGATGGGCCATTTGAAGTCTTGGAAAGAATTGGTCCAAATGCTTATAAAATTGACTTGCCAGGGGAATATGGGGTTCATGGCACATTCAATGTGGGTGATCTAAGTCCATTCTATGAAGattctgagggagaggaggatccag AGCCTAGGTTTTTGACTTATTGCTTAATAAATCAGTCTTGGGAGAAGATGGTGAATGGAGAAGGAGATAAACCATGGAAGGAAGATATGGATGCAATTAGGGCAGAGATTGGCCAGATTTCGTACGTA AACGACGATGATAGAGGCCTGAAACTCGACATTCCCGAGTTTAACGGAGATGGAGATGCTGAAAAGTTCTTGGATTGGATTCGTCAGGCAGAGAGGATCTTTGAGTACAAAAATTATGATGAATACAAGCAATTCAAGGTGGCTACCATAAAATTGACCAAGTACGCATCTTTGTGGTACGAAAACTTGAAGAGGCAACGTAAGAAGGATAAGAAGCCAAAAATTGAAACATGGGATAAACTCAAGAAGCACCTCACAAAGAGATTCCTTCCTAGAGACTATGAGCAGGACAATTATCTGAAACTAACATCTCTGTCACAAGAAAGTTCGAGTGTCTCTGATTACATAAATGAGTTTGAGAAGATGAGTATCGTATGTGATCTGGAGGAAAAGCAAGAGTTGAGGACTGCACGATTCATTCATGGTCTTAACACTAATTTGGCGCAAAGGGTGGAAATTCAACATTATGATAACTTTGATGATGCTTGCAGGTTGGCTCTTAAATTTGAGAAGCAGGATAAGAGCAAGAAGTCCTATACTCGTGACTATGCAAAGAATTCGAGCACCTACTCAAAATCAGCAGCTACCACATCTAGTAGCAAGGAAACACGACATGAGGATCCTAAGGATAAGGGAAAAGGCACGGTGGTGGAAGCTAAGGAGACACGGTTGAGGCGTTGCTTCAAGTGCCAGGGATATGGGCACATTGCCAATGAGTATCCGCAAAAGAAAGCTCTGACAATTCAAGAATTGATTAACTTGATTCCAAATTTCGTTGTCCCAGAATCTGAATCGGAACCTATTGATGTCGAAGATGAGAGTGGTGGGGAAGAAGTACATGAGGTGGAGCCTTACAGTGAGAGGAGAAAGGAGTATTGGTGCTTAGAAGCCTCCACACTGAGGCTGCTCAAATTGAGCACGAGCAAAGGGAACAATT ctaaggatgTCGTTGCTAAACTGAAATTGCCTACTAAGAACCATCCTAAACCATATAAATTACATTGGCTTGATGGGAATAATGGGGTTATGGTAAAGAAACAGGCCTTAATTTCTTTACAATTGGGACCGTATAAAGATGAGATATTATGTGACGTAATCCCGATGAATGCTTGTCATATTTTGCTGGGTACACCGTGGCAATATGATAGGAAGGTGGAACATGACGGACGAAGTAATGTTAATGTTGTTTCTAAAGGGAAAGCTAAGTATCATTTGAAACCATTGTCACCAACCAAATATAACAAACCTATTGCAAAAGACAGTTTGTTTTTAGATGCTAATGAGGCCGAGGAGGTTGTAGCTCGAGGGGAACCAGCATACTTACTGGTTTTTCGAGAGGTGAAAAAAATGGAGAGTAATGATGCGAGGATTCGGGAGTTATTAGTTGAGTTCAGTGATGTGTTTCCCGACGAGTTACCTGACGGGTTACCACCAAAGAGAGGGATTGAGCACCAAATTGACTTACTTCCAGGGGCTGCATTACCTAATAAACCAGCCTATCGATGTAATCCTGAAGAGGCTAAGGAATTACAGAGACAAGTGCAAGAACTGATAGATAGAGGATATGTGAAAGAAAGTTTGAGTCCGTGTGCTGTACCAGCTCTTTTGGTACCGAAAAAAGAGGGAACTTGGCGAATGTGTATAGATAGCAGAGCCGTGAATAACATCACTATTAAGTACCGTTTTCCtatgccaagacttgatgatatgctaGATGAGCTATCCGGTTCATGTGTGTTTTCTAAACTGGATTTGAGGAGTGGTTACCACCAAATGCGGATTCGTGAAGGGGATGAGTGGAAGACCTCTTTCAAAACGAAACAGGGGTGgtatgagtggcttgtcatgccgtttggattgtgtAATGCACCTAGTTCGTTTATGAGGCTCATGAATGAAGTGCTAAGGCCGTTCCTTAACAAGTTTGTTGTTGTCTATCTTGATGACATTCTCATCTATAGCAAGAGTGAAGAAGAGCACAAGCTCCATCTTAGAGCTGTATTTGAAGTCATGAGAACGTAG